In the genome of Mus musculus strain C57BL/6J chromosome 6 genomic patch of type FIX, GRCm38.p6 PATCHES MG184_PATCH, one region contains:
- the Tmem150a gene encoding transmembrane protein 150A: MTAWILLPVSLSAFSITGIWTVYAMAVMNRHVCPVENWSYNESCSPDPAEQGGPKSCCTLDDVPLISKCGTYPPESCLFSLIGNMGAVMVALICLLRYGQLLEQSRHSWINTTALITGCTNAAGLVVVGNFQVDHAKSLHYIGTGVAFTAGLLFVCLHCVLFYHGATTPLDMAMAYLRSVLAVIAFITLVLSGVFFLHESSQLQHGAALCEWVFVLDILIFYGTFSYEFGTISSDTLVAALQPAPGRACKSSGSSSTSTHLNCAPESIAMI; this comes from the exons ATGACCGCCTGGATCCTCCTTCCTGTCAGCCTGTCAGCCTTCTCCATCACCGGCATATGGACTGT GTATGCCATGGCCGTGATGAACCGCCACGTGTGCCCAGTGGAGAACTG GTCCTACAATGAATCCTGCTCTCctgaccctgctgaacaagggggccCTAAGAGCTGCTGCACCCTGGATGATGTTCCTCTCATCAG CAAGTGTGGCACATACCCCCCGGAGAGCTGCCTCTTCAGCCTCATTGGCAACATGGGTGCTGTTATGG tggccctCATCTGCCTCCTTCGGTACGGGCAGCTCCTGGAACAGAGCCGGCACTCCTGGATCAATACCACTGCACTCATCACTGGTTGCACCAACGCTGCAGGCCTCGTGGTGGTCGGCAATTTTCAG GTGGACCATGCCAAGTCTCTACACTACATCGGAACTGGTGTGGCCTTCACTGCTGGGCTGCTCTTTGTGTGCCTGCACTGTGTTCTCTTCTACCATGGGGCCACCACCCCCCTGGACATGGCTATGGCCTACCTTCGAAGTGTGCTGGCTGTCATCGCCTTCATCACCCTGGTCCTTA GTGGAGTCTTCTTCCTCCACGAGAGTTCTCAGCTCCAGCATGGAGCTGCTCTGTGTGAATGGGTGTTTGTCCTCGATATCCTCATTTTCTATGGCACCTTCAGCTATGAGttcgggacaatctcctcagacaCACTGGTGGCCGCACTACAGCCTGCCCCGGGCAGGGCCTGTAAGTCCTCTGGGAGCAGCAGCACCTCTACCCACCTCAACTGTGCTCCCGAGAGTATTGCCATGATCTGA
- the Rnf181 gene encoding E3 ubiquitin-protein ligase RNF181 isoform 5 (isoform 5 is encoded by transcript variant 7), translated as MASYFDEHDCEPLNPEREARNNMLLELARRVRGAWSWAPGGRSLFNRMDFEDLGLVDWEHHLPPPAAKAVVESLPRTVISSAKADLKCPVCLLEFEAEETVIEMPCHHLFHSNCILPWLRREQGWKAGAGKDRNTALDFSRQIPALCAAMSCPLMMTAMKSTRKTRLAGSSSSTAWRTSTEPCTREAAARAERSASLIPSLCTLNH; from the exons ATGGCGTCTTATTTTGATGAGCACGACTGCGAGCCGTTGAACCCTGAGCGTGAGGCCCGCAACAATATGTTGCTGGAACTCGCGAGAAGAGTGCGCGGGGCTTGGAGCTGGGCCCCGGGCGGCAG ATCACTCTTTAATAGGATGGACTTTGAGGACCTGGGATTGGTAGATTGGGAACACCACCTTCCCCCACCAGCTGCCAAGGCTGTGGTGGAGAGCCTCCCTAGAACAGTCATCAGTAGCGCCAAGGCTG ATCTCAAGTGCCCCGTGTGCCTTTTGGAATTTGAGGCGGAGGAGACTGTGATTGAGATGCCCTGCCATCATCTCTTCCATTCCAACTGCATTCTGCCCTGGCTAA GGAGAGAGCAGGGCTGGAAGGCAGGAGCAGGAAAGGACCGGAATACCGCTCTTGATTTCTCTAGACAAATTCCTGCCCTCTGTGCCGCCATGAGCTGCCCACTGATGATGACAGCTATGAAGAGCACAAGAAAGACAAG GCtcgcaggcagcagcagcagcaccgcCTGGAGAACCTCCACGGAGCCATGTACACGTGAGGCAGCTGCCAGGGCTGAGCGCTCAGCCTCTCTGATACCTTCCCTCTGCACTCTGAATCATTAA
- the Rnf181 gene encoding E3 ubiquitin-protein ligase RNF181 isoform 7 (isoform 7 is encoded by transcript variant 11), with the protein MASYFDEHDCEPLNPEREARNNMLLELARRVRGAWSWAPGGRSLFNRMDFEDLGLVDWEHHLPPPAAKAVVESLPRTVISSAKADLKCPVCLLEFEAEETVIEMPCHHLFHSNCILPWLSKTNSCPLCRHELPTDDDSYEEHKKDKAAAAAPPGEPPRSHVHVRQLPGLSAQPL; encoded by the exons ATGGCGTCTTATTTTGATGAGCACGACTGCGAGCCGTTGAACCCTGAGCGTGAGGCCCGCAACAATATGTTGCTGGAACTCGCGAGAAGAGTGCGCGGGGCTTGGAGCTGGGCCCCGGGCGGCAG ATCACTCTTTAATAGGATGGACTTTGAGGACCTGGGATTGGTAGATTGGGAACACCACCTTCCCCCACCAGCTGCCAAGGCTGTGGTGGAGAGCCTCCCTAGAACAGTCATCAGTAGCGCCAAGGCTG ATCTCAAGTGCCCCGTGTGCCTTTTGGAATTTGAGGCGGAGGAGACTGTGATTGAGATGCCCTGCCATCATCTCTTCCATTCCAACTGCATTCTGCCCTGGCTAAGTAAG ACAAATTCCTGCCCTCTGTGCCGCCATGAGCTGCCCACTGATGATGACAGCTATGAAGAGCACAAGAAAGACAAG gcagcagcagcagcaccgcCTGGAGAACCTCCACGGAGCCATGTACACGTGAGGCAGCTGCCAGGGCTGAGCGCTCAGCCTCTCTGA
- the Rnf181 gene encoding E3 ubiquitin-protein ligase RNF181 isoform 2 (isoform 2 is encoded by transcript variant 2), giving the protein MDFEDLGLVDWEHHLPPPAAKAVVESLPRTVISSAKADLKCPVCLLEFEAEETVIEMPCHHLFHSNCILPWLSKTNSCPLCRHELPTDDDSYEEHKKDKARRQQQQHRLENLHGAMYT; this is encoded by the exons ATGGACTTTGAGGACCTGGGATTGGTAGATTGGGAACACCACCTTCCCCCACCAGCTGCCAAGGCTGTGGTGGAGAGCCTCCCTAGAACAGTCATCAGTAGCGCCAAGGCTG ATCTCAAGTGCCCCGTGTGCCTTTTGGAATTTGAGGCGGAGGAGACTGTGATTGAGATGCCCTGCCATCATCTCTTCCATTCCAACTGCATTCTGCCCTGGCTAAGTAAG ACAAATTCCTGCCCTCTGTGCCGCCATGAGCTGCCCACTGATGATGACAGCTATGAAGAGCACAAGAAAGACAAG GCtcgcaggcagcagcagcagcaccgcCTGGAGAACCTCCACGGAGCCATGTACACGTGA
- the Rnf181 gene encoding E3 ubiquitin-protein ligase RNF181 isoform 6 (isoform 6 is encoded by transcript variant 8), whose amino-acid sequence MASYFDEHDCEPLNPEREARNNMLLELARRVRGAWSWAPGGRSLFNRMDFEDLGLVDWEHHLPPPAAKAVVESLPRTVISSAKADLKCPVCLLEFEAEETVIEMPCHHLFHSNCILPWLSKARRQQQQHRLENLHGAMYT is encoded by the exons ATGGCGTCTTATTTTGATGAGCACGACTGCGAGCCGTTGAACCCTGAGCGTGAGGCCCGCAACAATATGTTGCTGGAACTCGCGAGAAGAGTGCGCGGGGCTTGGAGCTGGGCCCCGGGCGGCAG ATCACTCTTTAATAGGATGGACTTTGAGGACCTGGGATTGGTAGATTGGGAACACCACCTTCCCCCACCAGCTGCCAAGGCTGTGGTGGAGAGCCTCCCTAGAACAGTCATCAGTAGCGCCAAGGCTG ATCTCAAGTGCCCCGTGTGCCTTTTGGAATTTGAGGCGGAGGAGACTGTGATTGAGATGCCCTGCCATCATCTCTTCCATTCCAACTGCATTCTGCCCTGGCTAAGTAAG GCtcgcaggcagcagcagcagcaccgcCTGGAGAACCTCCACGGAGCCATGTACACGTGA
- the Rnf181 gene encoding E3 ubiquitin-protein ligase RNF181 isoform 1 (isoform 1 is encoded by transcript variant 1), protein MASYFDEHDCEPLNPEREARNNMLLELARRVRGAWSWAPGGRSLFNRMDFEDLGLVDWEHHLPPPAAKAVVESLPRTVISSAKADLKCPVCLLEFEAEETVIEMPCHHLFHSNCILPWLSKTNSCPLCRHELPTDDDSYEEHKKDKARRQQQQHRLENLHGAMYT, encoded by the exons ATGGCGTCTTATTTTGATGAGCACGACTGCGAGCCGTTGAACCCTGAGCGTGAGGCCCGCAACAATATGTTGCTGGAACTCGCGAGAAGAGTGCGCGGGGCTTGGAGCTGGGCCCCGGGCGGCAG ATCACTCTTTAATAGGATGGACTTTGAGGACCTGGGATTGGTAGATTGGGAACACCACCTTCCCCCACCAGCTGCCAAGGCTGTGGTGGAGAGCCTCCCTAGAACAGTCATCAGTAGCGCCAAGGCTG ATCTCAAGTGCCCCGTGTGCCTTTTGGAATTTGAGGCGGAGGAGACTGTGATTGAGATGCCCTGCCATCATCTCTTCCATTCCAACTGCATTCTGCCCTGGCTAAGTAAG ACAAATTCCTGCCCTCTGTGCCGCCATGAGCTGCCCACTGATGATGACAGCTATGAAGAGCACAAGAAAGACAAG GCtcgcaggcagcagcagcagcaccgcCTGGAGAACCTCCACGGAGCCATGTACACGTGA
- the Rnf181 gene encoding E3 ubiquitin-protein ligase RNF181 isoform 3 (isoform 3 is encoded by transcript variant 3) has translation MASYFDEHDCEPLNPEHLKCPVCLLEFEAEETVIEMPCHHLFHSNCILPWLSKTNSCPLCRHELPTDDDSYEEHKKDKARRQQQQHRLENLHGAMYT, from the exons ATGGCGTCTTATTTTGATGAGCACGACTGCGAGCCGTTGAACCCTGAGC ATCTCAAGTGCCCCGTGTGCCTTTTGGAATTTGAGGCGGAGGAGACTGTGATTGAGATGCCCTGCCATCATCTCTTCCATTCCAACTGCATTCTGCCCTGGCTAAGTAAG ACAAATTCCTGCCCTCTGTGCCGCCATGAGCTGCCCACTGATGATGACAGCTATGAAGAGCACAAGAAAGACAAG GCtcgcaggcagcagcagcagcaccgcCTGGAGAACCTCCACGGAGCCATGTACACGTGA
- the Rnf181 gene encoding E3 ubiquitin-protein ligase RNF181 isoform 4 (isoform 4 is encoded by transcript variant 6) has protein sequence MASYFDEHDCEPLNPEREARNNMLLELARRVRGAWSWAPGGRSLFNRMDFEDLGLVDWEHHLPPPAAKAVVESLPRTVISSAKADLKCPVCLLEFEAEETVIEMPCHHLFHSNCILPWLNKFLPSVPP, from the exons ATGGCGTCTTATTTTGATGAGCACGACTGCGAGCCGTTGAACCCTGAGCGTGAGGCCCGCAACAATATGTTGCTGGAACTCGCGAGAAGAGTGCGCGGGGCTTGGAGCTGGGCCCCGGGCGGCAG ATCACTCTTTAATAGGATGGACTTTGAGGACCTGGGATTGGTAGATTGGGAACACCACCTTCCCCCACCAGCTGCCAAGGCTGTGGTGGAGAGCCTCCCTAGAACAGTCATCAGTAGCGCCAAGGCTG ATCTCAAGTGCCCCGTGTGCCTTTTGGAATTTGAGGCGGAGGAGACTGTGATTGAGATGCCCTGCCATCATCTCTTCCATTCCAACTGCATTCTGCCCTGGCTAA ACAAATTCCTGCCCTCTGTGCCGCCATGA